AATTTCACCATTCTTTATAATTATAGCCTGATCTTCTATGTTCATAATATTTTCAGCTGGATTACTTTTGAGTACAATAAGATTAGCCCGTTTCCCAACTTCAATAGTCCCACAGGTTTCTTCAATGCCCAATAGTTCAGCATTGGTTTTTGTACAGGCGGTAATTACCTCGATAGGAGACATCCCAATCTCATCTACCAATAGATACATTTCATCAAAAATGGTGGGTTTATCAGTCTCTTCATTTATCAGTGAGAAGTCAGTGCCTACTGCAATTTTAATTCCTTTTTGGTAAGCCTTTCTGGTAATTTCATAAGCTAGTTCGAGCTTCTCATTTAGTTCTGGTTTCTCGTCAGACAGTTCGCTAACAGTTACTTCAAACAGGTACAATGTTGGGTCAAGGATTATACCTTTTTTCTGCATATTATTTAAAATGTCATCAAGTCTTTTCGAATCTAACACCTCTTTACTCAAATCAAATGAACCTTGTGGTTGATACTGCCAATCGGTAGGATATATCAGAAATGGGGCATGCGATAAGCTATTCACCCCGGCTGAAACCAAATCCTCTGGGGTTGCAGGATAAACAAAAGCATGAGCCCAGACTTTCAGGTTTTGTTTGTTTGCTTCAGCTACTATTTTGGTTACAAGATCTGGATTCAGATAAGCATATAATTTGATACCTGTTGCACTGCAATTTTGTGCTTCAGTAACCACTTCTCCGATATCTGTATTTTCGTCAATTTGCCTTATCCAAGGTGCAGAACCCAAGGGTATTGATTCGGGAGTTGCTATTCTGGCCCGGAAATCATTTTGGATAAATTCCCTGCCAGCAAACAAACAGAATAATAAATGTCAGGAGCAAGAAGTTCCCCATTATCAATTCTGGTCTGGATATCCTTTAGGAACATAGCATCTCCGGCCATATCCCTGATTCCCATTACTCCATGTTTTAATGATTTCTGGAGTTCCTCATCAGTTATACCGCTTATATGATTATGCCCTTCAATTAGGCCAGGGATGATATAATGCCCTGATAATTCTATGATTTCACCATCTGGTAATATTTCATCGCTATCCGGACCCAAAATGGATTTTATCAATCCGTCTTCTATAATCAATGTACGATTTGGAATGGATACATTATTTTGACTTCTAATTATTACGGCATTTTTCAATATCAATGTTGGAGAGGAAAAATGGGTTATATTTTGTGCATACAGATTGGCACTTATTATAATAAAAAAGAAAACGATAGCATTTGTTAAATTTAGTTTTGTATTCATTATTTATGTTGATTTTAGTGATTAGTTTTTATTATTAAATTGCTATTATCAATCAGATACTTATATTTCTTATTCATAAGTATAGGCTTGTATTGTATTATTATAGAAAGTCGGAACAATCAACATTTTTTTTGAGGGGATGTACTCGAAATCTGCACTATACTTTCCTTTGTTTTCAGTATGCATAATCAATTTTATTGACCCTTCTTCTGAGACTTTATAAATCTTTCCTGACCATAATGAAACAAGCAATTCACCGTTATTAGCAACTTTGATCCCATCAATAAATCCTTTGGGAAACCTGGCAACTTTTGTAATATCTTTAGTGTCAAGATCAACTGCTTTAAGCCAGCTATCACCACTATTACCAAATAATAGTTTTCCCTTAAACATATAAAGAGAATTAGGGTCAAGAACTTCGTTACCTACCAGCCATTGTTCTGCTGTGCTGTCGGAAAGCTTCCATATTACATTTTTTCGTGAATCGGAAACATAAATATTCCCTTTTTCATCAATTGCAATATCATTTAAGAAAATAGAACCTGGAACGTCTATGTGCTTGATTATTTTATCATTATCCAGATCAATTTCCGCTACCTGATTTCGCTCAGCAACATAAAGTTTGTCATTATATATTGTCATCCCTAATGGATTCTTCAAACCACCAATCCATTTTAAATCAATAATTTCACCTTTTAGTGAAACTTTTGATATATG
This genomic window from Bacteroidota bacterium contains:
- a CDS encoding amidohydrolase family protein, which translates into the protein MGSAPWIRQIDENTDIGEVVTEAQNCSATGIKLYAYLNPDLVTKIVAEANKQNLKVWAHAFVYPATPEDLVSAGVNSLSHAPFLIYPTDWQYQPQGSFDLSKEVLDSKRLDDILNNMQKKGIILDPTLYLFEVTVSELSDEKPELNEKLELAYEITRKAYQKGIKIAVGTDFSLINEETDKPTIFDEMYLLVDEIGMSPIEVITACTKTNAELLGIEETCGTIEVGKRANLIVLKSNPAENIMNIEDQAIIIKNGEIVYDKRQIR